The Ignisphaera sp. genomic sequence TTCTCAAGCATAGGATAGAGGATGGAAAGCTGGTTAGAATTATGGAGTTTAGAAAAATACGTGGCTCGCCACTAACACTAGCTGAGTTGCCGTTCGCAATAATACCCAATACCGGGTTGAAGATATACACACCAATTGTGTTAGAGGAGTTGCCTGCTGAAGGAGAGGCTGTTAAGAATCCATGTAAACTACTCGACACAACCATTGGCGTTGTTCGAAGGGGTCACATAATCCTCTTCCTCTATCCACTCTATGCAAGACCCCCAGATCTATTCCTGCTAATATATGGTTATATGCTGGTTAACAAAGCTAAGTCGCTTCTGATAAGCTTTAGGGCGTCACCTAAAACGATCCGCGATACCATCATCAATAGTGTGGCGCAGTTTGGGATACAGACTGGCTATGCAAAGAGTTTTGTTGATGAGAACATTGTTTTCAAAAGCTTTAACCCATACTCTCTCTCGTCATCTGAGCTTCTAGCACAGCTAATAGAGCTTGTAGAGCATACCAAACCAGATATGGTGATACTCCATGCACTAGACATTCTAGCGATATCGCTAGAGCCAAAGCATTTTCAGGTTATGTACAACCTTCTCAACTATCTAAAGAGCAAAAACATACTAACGATAATAGCATCAGCCGATGTCAACACAGATATTAGAACAGCGCTGATGAGACTATCAGATATTATAATAAGGTTTAGATACAGCCTTGTTAACGGTCTTTCAAAAAAGGTTTTCATTTGGAGAAGAGAAAAAGACCCATTCATAGCCACAGAAATGGAGTTGAGAAGTTGCAGAGACGAGATAGCCAGACTAGCCAAATAAAATTGAGGACAATCATAGAATTGCCTAGAGGTTACTCACGTATTTCAGCATTTTATTCCACTATTAGATGTGAACACGGCAACCATGGCTACTCCTTCGTATTCTGGTTTTTACATATGCTCAGAACCATTCTCTGAAAAGAGAATTGTGCATAAAAATGCTGAGACCTTGTATATAGTCTCTATGGGTAATCCATTATTAAACACTAATTATGTTATTCACATTGTTGCTTTATTATAGAGACTGTCATCCCCCAGAAGGTCATAGCCATTAAGTTGCCTGGCCTAAGAACAACCTTAGTCTTTCTATCCTTAGTAACTATGACAAGAGGATCTTCAGATTCGATAATGCATCCCCCATACTCTTTAGCCACACCAACCAGCTGCTCGGGCTGAAGCTTTTCAACCATATCCTTAACATTTTTACATGTTTCTTCATCAGATGCGTAAATCTCGTAAGCTACTACAACACCATTCTACTTACAGTCGACGACAAACACAAGGACAAACTCATTTTCACCCCACTTATGTTCGCATGAACCAAAATAAAAATTTGTTCTGATCATGCCCTGGACCACACTCTGCAATGGATGTTGCGATAGCCAAAAGATTTTTAACAATATTATGTTGGGGTAACAATTTCATAATTTTTGAAATAGTTTAATCTAAATAATTTTTAATCTTCTATGCCTAACAATGTATGTAAATCTATGAAGCGTGATAAACAGGTTGGTGATGTATTGTGAGGAGTGTTAGGGTTAGGGCTTATTGTAGCTCCGCTAATCTTGGGCCGGGTTTCGATGCCTTGGCAGTCGCACTCGATGCTTTTTATGATGAGGTTGAGGCCAGGGTCGAGAGTGGGGGGTCTGGAAAGATAGTTGTCGAAGAGGTTAGAGGCCCCTATGCAGAATATGTCAAGAATCCAACTACCGTCGTTGGTGTCTTCGAGGTTTTGAAGAATTATCTTGGCCATGAACTTGCAAGCAATGTTGATGTTGTTATCAAGCTTTTCAAGGGGGTTCCAATAGGTGTTGGTCTTGGAAGTAGTGGTGCATCTGCAGCCGCAACTATTGTTGCTTTATCAAATCTCTTCTCACTTGATCTTGGCCCAAGCGATCTTGCCTACATCGCTGGTCTTGCAGAGGGTTATGCCGCTGGCACACCTCACTTTGACAATGTTGCTGCTAGTGTTCTTGGAAAGCTTGTTGCTCTCGCTATTCTTGATAAAGGTCTTGCTGTGAAGAGAATTGATTTTGATGCCTGGTTCGCTATAGCAATGCCTACTAAGAACATTTTTGGAGAGGGGAAGACAAAGGCCATGAGAGAGGTTCTTCCAAAGACTATTGATCTACGCAAGGCAGTAGCTAATTGGAGTAGACTAGCAGTTATGGTGACATCTGCTATGCAAGGTGATCTAGAGACCTTTGGAAAATTGATGGAGTTAGACGAAGTAGTAGAACCAGCAAGAGCAAAGCTAATACCATGCTTCAACGAGGTTAAGGCAGCAGCAAAAAAGACTAATGGGCTAGGCGTTGCTATAAGTGGTGCAGGCCCAAGCATAATAGCACTAGCCAGAGATGAGAGCCACGCAAAGGAGATTGCCAATGCAATGGCAGAGGCATATTCGAAATGCGTTGAAGCTGTGGCTATAGTAACAAAAACTGCGCGGGGTGCTCACATACTATACTCCATAAGCAGATAAACTTACCGCGCAACAGCCTCCTATAGTGGGTGGTTAGAGTACCTGACTAAGGCCCCCAGCTAATCGTGGCTAAGATCTTTTTGATGTTTAGAGGAAAGATTTATATGGGTTGATGGTCAATAATATTTATTGAGAACATGAGCCTGCCTAGGCAATGGGAGCAATGCTCCGAGCCTAAGCGAGTTAAGCCTAGATGAGGCCCCGTGGCGTTGGGCTCGACAGCTATCCACGAGCCCGTGGAATGGGCTAGGAGATCCCTCTGGGCACGACCATGAAATTATATAAAATGTTTGAAATGAACGCCTAGGAAGAAACAGTGCTGCGAGACTAGGCTTCTCATCGCTCAATAGTTAACTTGGCTTGTAAGCTATTACATCTATCTCTATCCTAGCATTTCTCGGCAAGGCCGCTACCTGTATAGTTGTTCTTGCAGGTGGATTTGCTTTGAAATATTGGCTATATACCTCATTGAATTTATGAAAATCTTTTAGATCAACAAGATAGACTGTTACCTTAACAACATCTTCTAGTGTAAACCCAGCCTCTTCGAGAATAGCCTTGACATTTTCCAAAACCCTTCTCGTCTGAGACTCTATATCCCTATCAATAAGCTCGCCTGTTGTGGGGTCAATTGGTATCTGCCCAGAGACAAAAAGCCAGGGGCCAATCCTTATAGCCTGTGAATATGGGCCTATTGGCTTAGGCGCTTTCCCTGTATAGATAATCTGTTTCATTTTAGATACCACCTTCCTATTTACCAAATAAAATTAAAATTTATTCCCTAAAAAGCTTCTTGTATTTGTTCTACTGGAGCTATCATTGCTTTCTAGACGTATGCTTTATCAACAAAAGACTTGTGTACGGTCAGAAAAAGACTATATCAAATAATTGGGCATTCTACTCAATCTATCGGCAAAGTTAGAAGAGGTAATAGTGCAGACATCTTCATAATGGGTTTACAGCCCTTTGTGATTAAGGTTTAAGATAGGGTATGGTCGTGTATTGGAGAAGGATATTAGGATTATGGAGCTTGGCTATAGAGTAGGTTTTCCAATAAACTTAGAGGAATTCGAATTCAAGGAAATCCCAGATGAGGATATTATGAAAGCCGTCAAAGTGATCACAAAACCAGGTGAGACAATAAACAACATATAATAGAAAACTCCAAGCCTTCGACTAAAATAAATTTAACTATATTATTATGTTATTTTATTGCACATAAATTTCCTAGATGAAGCAGCGGAGGCTATGATAACCACAAAAAAATGCAGTAAATGCATATAATACACCTGGCATAAGCAGAGCCTCGATGTCTGTAATACTAATTATGCCATTGATGATAAACTCATAATCGGTTCTAGCCATAATTATTAACTAATACTAACTAATAACTAAAATTCTAAAAGATTTGCGTCTGCTATTCAATCGATATCTTTAAATAGTGTCTAAACATTTATTATGACAATTAGCGGGGAGGATAATGGCTGTTAGTAGAAGATTTTGTAGATCTAGAAAGGATAGGGTATTATGCGGTATTTGTGGTGGTCTCGGAAAATACTTTAATGTTGACTCAAATATTGTTAGGTTGATAACCATAGTCATCTCTCTTTTTGCACCAATACTAATACTTGGTTATGTCATAGTATGTCTTATAATACCTGAAGAAGATGAGAAAGGAGAGTGCAAAACATATGCCCCAAGCTTCACCACAGAGCCAGCGAAATCAGTTCTGATCATATTAGGTCTTGTGTTCATTTTTGTAGGTGTGCTCTTTATGCTATTCATTATCGCTGCAATCATAGCTTCTTTGAGCTCAATACGCATAAGAGAAAATATTGTGGTGTTGGTCGTAGCGAGCATTGTACTCTTGGCAATAGGTTTGATACTCATAGAACGCTCTAGACATAGCATTACGCAGCCACAATCTAATCACCTCTAAGCATCTCCCAAGCCATGTCAAGGATGCTATATAGATGATGATAGGTGATACACTAAGAGCATTATAGATGATCAACTAGTTCTTCTCAACGTTAAAACTATAAAAATTGAAAGTAATAAAAGTTTATATAGGTGTTCTTTGGTATGGAACTCCGAGAGATTTCATTTACGGTGTTTTATTTTGTTTGATTTAGAGTCATGGATCACAACATTTTTAACAGTTTCCATGGCTATTTACATTGTGTCTTTCTCTCTATACCTCATTAGAATCGTTAAAGGGCCTACAATACCAGATATGGTTATAAGTGTTGATGCACTTGGTTACGATCTTGCAGCATTTTTCGTTATTTTAAGTATTTTACTTAGATCTCCTATACTAATTATCTGCGCTATTGTTTTATCTCTATGGATATATGCTCTTGATATTTATATTGCAAAGTATTTAGAGTATAAAGAGTTTGGTGATTAACTAATGGATTTGAGTCTCATAGACATAGTTCTTATTGTTGTAGGCCAGATTCTTATAGCAATAGGTCTTTTCTGCGATTTTGTAGCAGCCATTCTCATGCTTAGATTTCCAAACTTTTTTGTTAGACTTCATGCACTTACCATTGGGAGTATTGGAGGAGCTGTTGTTCCAATGATTGGGGCAGGACTTATAGCCCTTGGCTCACCATTTCTAGGGCAATACAGATGGTTTTTAGCTGGAGGTTCTTTTGTTACAGCATTCTTCACATTTATTTTAGGTGGTGCTGGAAGTCACGCTATTGCAAGAGCTGCATACAAATCTAAAGCAGCTATTTTACGTCCTTGCCATGTTGATCATCTTGCTGAGGATCTTGGTGAGAAAAGTTGTTGAATGGAGTGTTTTCTTTAACAGAGGATATAATATTTGTTGCGATGGGGATTGCAGCAATACTTTCAGTGATATTTGTGGTCTTGGCTATCATAACTAAAGATCTTGTGAAAGCAACTATTTTTTCAGCTGTTCAAAGTACTTTATATGCATTTCTACTTTATCTCTTAATGTCTCCCGACATAGTCTTAGTCTATGTTGCTGTTTCCGTTGGTCTTCTACCTCTAATAACACTTGTTCTTGTGAAGAAGGTTGGGAGATATGAGAAGGTATAGAGATGTAGTCTTCGTATCCTTACCGATAATCACAATAGCACTTATTTTAATACCAACGCTTTTAGGTGCTATAGGGCCTCTTCCACCAATAGATGTTAGAGACCTTGCAAAAACGTATCTATACTTTACATTGGATATATACAATAAAAGTTTGTGGGCCGCTTCCCCAGAAGCTGTAACGGCTATTGTCTGGGATTATAGAGGTTTGGATACATTCTATGAAACAATAGTCTTTTATACAGCTATAATAGGTTGTTTGGCATTGTATAGAGAAGTTGTTAGAAAGCCTGATAGGTCCAAAGGTGAGGGGCTGAGTATTGTTGTGAAGAAAGCAACAGCCATAGCAATGCTTGGCATTGTTGCTGTTGGGGCATCTACTGTTCTCCACGGGATGCTAACGCCTGGTGGGGGTTTCCAGGGAGGATCTATAATAGCAGTTGCCCCAGTCTTAGCGATAGTTGTTTTCTCAAGAATCTTAGTAGACTACTCAAAGATAACCTACGAGAAGGCCATAATGCTTAGAAACTTGAGCATCATTGGAATAGCATTAACAGCTCTAGCACCTCTCATAATATCTCTTGGCAATGCATTTATATTTCAAAACCAGGTAAAAGCCTATACCACCTTCTCATACCCCTCAAGCATACTCGACGTTTTTATGGGAGGCTCACTATGGTTTCTAAACTTGTTTGAAGGTATAGCAGTCTCCATGGCGTTTTTCATAGCATTTAAAGTGCTTCTATATACTGAAGAAACATCGAAGGAGGTTTTAATTGGTGAAGACTATGGATATTAAGACAATTATGTTTGTAGCTACAATAGTTTCTTTGTACATAAACATTGGTGTATGTATATACGGTGTTCTCTCAAAGCCAAATCTAGTTAAAAAATTTATTGCTTTAACCATTTTGCAAGACTCTATAAACACATTTATGATATTAGATGGGTATAGATTGTGGAGAGCTGGTCTTATTCAACCACCTGTTCTTCTAAATTGGAGCCCTACTGAAGAAGATCTCAAACAGTTTATGATGAGAGCTGTAGATCCGTTGCCACAAGCACTTGTGTTAACAGCTATAGTCATAGGATTAGCTGCAAATGTTTTTCTAGCGTCTGTGATCCTTCATCTCTATAGACATTTCGGAACTGTTGATGTTGATATAATTGGAGTGCTGAAGAGGGTGGCAATAAGTGAAGAGCTTAGCTAAAGCCGTAACCCCAATTATAGTAGCATTTGTGATCTATATTATCTACACAGGGGCTGTTACGTTATACGATATTGTAACAGGAGCTTTTGTAGCAATATTATCTGGTGTTGCATTAGCCTCGATGCTTGTAGAGGATTGGAGAAAGAGCCTCGACATTAAGAGATTCTTATATTTGATTAGATACACAATTAGATATTTTATAGTTGATGAGGTTAAATCTCACTTAGATGTTATTAAAATAGGCTTGTCACCTAAAATGCCCATTAAACCAGGGATTGTTAGAGTTCCAATAGAATCTAGATCAGATCACGGCATAATGCTAGTCTCAATATCTATAACTAATACTCCAGGTACTGTTGTTGTGGATATCGATAAGGAGAAGGGTATTCTATATGTTAATTGGATATATGTTAAAAGCGTTGAACCT encodes the following:
- a CDS encoding hydrogenase subunit MbhD domain-containing protein, with the translated sequence MFSLTEDIIFVAMGIAAILSVIFVVLAIITKDLVKATIFSAVQSTLYAFLLYLLMSPDIVLVYVAVSVGLLPLITLVLVKKVGRYEKV
- a CDS encoding MnhB domain-containing protein, with the protein product MRRYRDVVFVSLPIITIALILIPTLLGAIGPLPPIDVRDLAKTYLYFTLDIYNKSLWAASPEAVTAIVWDYRGLDTFYETIVFYTAIIGCLALYREVVRKPDRSKGEGLSIVVKKATAIAMLGIVAVGASTVLHGMLTPGGGFQGGSIIAVAPVLAIVVFSRILVDYSKITYEKAIMLRNLSIIGIALTALAPLIISLGNAFIFQNQVKAYTTFSYPSSILDVFMGGSLWFLNLFEGIAVSMAFFIAFKVLLYTEETSKEVLIGEDYGY
- a CDS encoding Na+/H+ antiporter subunit E, translated to MKSLAKAVTPIIVAFVIYIIYTGAVTLYDIVTGAFVAILSGVALASMLVEDWRKSLDIKRFLYLIRYTIRYFIVDEVKSHLDVIKIGLSPKMPIKPGIVRVPIESRSDHGIMLVSISITNTPGTVVVDIDKEKGILYVNWIYVKSVEPLECYKEIAQTFDYYAKKIFD
- a CDS encoding homoserine kinase, with amino-acid sequence MRSVRVRAYCSSANLGPGFDALAVALDAFYDEVEARVESGGSGKIVVEEVRGPYAEYVKNPTTVVGVFEVLKNYLGHELASNVDVVIKLFKGVPIGVGLGSSGASAAATIVALSNLFSLDLGPSDLAYIAGLAEGYAAGTPHFDNVAASVLGKLVALAILDKGLAVKRIDFDAWFAIAMPTKNIFGEGKTKAMREVLPKTIDLRKAVANWSRLAVMVTSAMQGDLETFGKLMELDEVVEPARAKLIPCFNEVKAAAKKTNGLGVAISGAGPSIIALARDESHAKEIANAMAEAYSKCVEAVAIVTKTARGAHILYSISR
- the mnhG gene encoding monovalent cation/H(+) antiporter subunit G; this encodes MDLSLIDIVLIVVGQILIAIGLFCDFVAAILMLRFPNFFVRLHALTIGSIGGAVVPMIGAGLIALGSPFLGQYRWFLAGGSFVTAFFTFILGGAGSHAIARAAYKSKAAILRPCHVDHLAEDLGEKSC
- a CDS encoding RidA family protein, encoding MKQIIYTGKAPKPIGPYSQAIRIGPWLFVSGQIPIDPTTGELIDRDIESQTRRVLENVKAILEEAGFTLEDVVKVTVYLVDLKDFHKFNEVYSQYFKANPPARTTIQVAALPRNARIEIDVIAYKPS
- a CDS encoding PspC domain-containing protein; amino-acid sequence: MAVSRRFCRSRKDRVLCGICGGLGKYFNVDSNIVRLITIVISLFAPILILGYVIVCLIIPEEDEKGECKTYAPSFTTEPAKSVLIILGLVFIFVGVLFMLFIIAAIIASLSSIRIRENIVVLVVASIVLLAIGLILIERSRHSITQPQSNHL
- a CDS encoding ATPase domain-containing protein — encoded protein: MAELPFGVDQLGLGSLEFVADAVVILKHRIEDGKLVRIMEFRKIRGSPLTLAELPFAIIPNTGLKIYTPIVLEELPAEGEAVKNPCKLLDTTIGVVRRGHIILFLYPLYARPPDLFLLIYGYMLVNKAKSLLISFRASPKTIRDTIINSVAQFGIQTGYAKSFVDENIVFKSFNPYSLSSSELLAQLIELVEHTKPDMVILHALDILAISLEPKHFQVMYNLLNYLKSKNILTIIASADVNTDIRTALMRLSDIIIRFRYSLVNGLSKKVFIWRREKDPFIATEMELRSCRDEIARLAK
- a CDS encoding monovalent cation/H+ antiporter complex subunit F; the protein is MFDLESWITTFLTVSMAIYIVSFSLYLIRIVKGPTIPDMVISVDALGYDLAAFFVILSILLRSPILIICAIVLSLWIYALDIYIAKYLEYKEFGD
- a CDS encoding sodium:proton antiporter, which codes for MDIKTIMFVATIVSLYINIGVCIYGVLSKPNLVKKFIALTILQDSINTFMILDGYRLWRAGLIQPPVLLNWSPTEEDLKQFMMRAVDPLPQALVLTAIVIGLAANVFLASVILHLYRHFGTVDVDIIGVLKRVAISEELS